In Myxococcales bacterium, the following proteins share a genomic window:
- a CDS encoding FHA domain-containing protein: MPTRLIELESGRVWELLATAKNAGPSGSGTECYRYSINRMRRADVTLSGPWISKHHGAVEYHDGEWRAVDGGSVNTVTVNGERLTMSRVIVDGDVIGLGQSQLRFETDGGPPGVPPR; this comes from the coding sequence ATGCCCACACGATTGATCGAGCTCGAGTCCGGGCGCGTCTGGGAGCTCCTGGCAACCGCCAAGAACGCTGGCCCGTCTGGCTCGGGAACGGAATGTTATCGGTATTCCATCAATCGTATGCGTAGAGCGGACGTGACGCTGTCCGGTCCCTGGATCAGCAAACACCATGGCGCGGTTGAGTATCACGACGGAGAGTGGCGGGCCGTGGACGGTGGCAGCGTGAACACCGTGACGGTGAATGGCGAACGGCTGACAATGTCGCGGGTAATCGTGGATGGTGACGTGATCGGACTCGGCCAGTCCCAGCTGCGATTCGAGACCGACGGCGGACCGCCAGGTGTCCCTCCAAGGTAG
- a CDS encoding cupin domain-containing protein — protein sequence MPPPVIRSRDALATFSERWSPRIIASLNDYHVKLAKLEGEFVWHSHSDTDELFFVLGGRLCLRFRDGSVDLGPGDVCVVPREVEHQPFAPEECHVLLVEPAGTRSTGDSSEREGSLGTWLEAVGNSAGRSERP from the coding sequence ATGCCTCCGCCGGTCATCCGGTCCCGGGACGCGCTCGCGACGTTCTCCGAGCGCTGGTCACCGCGGATCATCGCGTCGCTCAACGACTACCACGTGAAGCTCGCCAAGCTCGAGGGTGAGTTCGTCTGGCACAGCCACTCCGACACCGACGAGCTCTTCTTCGTCCTCGGCGGCCGACTCTGCCTGCGCTTTCGCGACGGAAGCGTGGACCTGGGACCGGGTGACGTTTGTGTCGTCCCGCGTGAGGTCGAGCACCAGCCCTTCGCGCCCGAGGAGTGCCACGTGCTCTTGGTGGAGCCGGCGGGGACGCGCAGCACCGGGGACTCGTCGGAGCGCGAGGGCTCTCTTGGGACCTGGCTCGAAGCGGTCGGGAATTCCGCGGGCCGGTCCGAGCGGCCTTAG
- a CDS encoding pyridoxamine 5'-phosphate oxidase family protein, with protein MIGGRMSSYHGGSRGLQDRFDTRRIADRLEQLTYRSALGEGDAALVSAADMFFLATADASGFPDCSYKGGAPGFVRVLSPTELAWPDYDGNGQFRSLGNVQVRSEVALLFIDWTRPARLRIHGRARLGFDDPLLESMPGAALVARVDIERVFPNCPRYVHQMEKLAPSPHVPRAGEPAPRPAWKDDPRFADALPAKDRR; from the coding sequence ATGATTGGCGGGAGAATGTCCAGCTACCACGGGGGGAGTCGGGGGCTCCAGGATCGCTTCGATACACGACGCATCGCCGATCGCCTGGAACAGTTGACGTACAGAAGCGCGCTCGGGGAGGGCGACGCGGCGCTGGTGAGCGCTGCGGACATGTTCTTCCTCGCCACGGCAGACGCGAGCGGCTTTCCGGATTGCTCGTACAAGGGTGGCGCCCCCGGCTTCGTGCGGGTGCTCTCGCCCACAGAGCTCGCCTGGCCCGACTACGATGGCAACGGTCAGTTTCGCTCGCTCGGCAACGTCCAGGTCCGGAGCGAAGTCGCGCTCCTGTTCATCGACTGGACGCGCCCCGCCCGGCTGCGCATCCACGGCCGCGCGCGCCTCGGGTTCGACGACCCGCTCCTGGAGAGCATGCCGGGCGCAGCCCTCGTCGCGCGAGTGGACATCGAGCGCGTGTTCCCGAACTGCCCGCGCTACGTGCACCAGATGGAGAAGCTGGCCCCTTCGCCCCATGTCCCGCGGGCCGGCGAGCCGGCTCCGCGACCGGCGTGGAAGGACGATCCGCGCTTCGCAGACGCACTCCCGGCGAAGGACCGCAGGTGA
- a CDS encoding adenylate/guanylate cyclase domain-containing protein, translating into MSELGAPEVAEWLLHASAGKLEPEAFVAGLAAQLNQRGFAIFRVSAWIPTLHPELWGNQLLWTRGGECQVIRRDHDVTATSNYVGTPNEVIHRDQIASLRCRLDRQREQIPFALLRELAAAGATNYFILSLEPGGERPPWIAFACDRSGGFAPGQADALLALGPLLSLHFQLARASFATRSLLEVYLGANAASRVLAGQFRRGTGVEHRAAMWFCDLRGFTELSDRLPPREVVAVLDAYFELVAAPIEREGGEILKFIGDAVLAVFPAGSDAREPCRRALAAAEEVLDAVRAWSSADSTRPALAIGVGLHVGAVMYGNVGGRGRLDFTVIGGAVNELCRVEALCKPLSCPLLMTDVFAAALGSDALISLGHHTLRGVTEPREVFTTRAHGPQLP; encoded by the coding sequence GTGAGCGAGCTCGGGGCACCGGAAGTCGCCGAGTGGCTGCTGCACGCCTCGGCCGGCAAGCTCGAGCCCGAGGCGTTCGTCGCCGGGCTCGCCGCGCAGCTGAACCAACGGGGCTTCGCCATTTTCCGAGTGAGCGCATGGATCCCCACGCTGCACCCGGAGCTCTGGGGAAATCAGCTGCTCTGGACTCGCGGCGGCGAGTGCCAGGTCATACGGCGGGATCACGATGTGACCGCGACGTCCAATTACGTAGGAACTCCAAACGAGGTGATTCACCGCGATCAGATCGCCTCGCTACGCTGCCGCCTGGACAGACAACGCGAGCAGATCCCGTTCGCGCTGCTGCGCGAACTGGCCGCGGCGGGCGCCACCAACTACTTCATTCTCTCGCTCGAGCCCGGCGGCGAACGCCCGCCCTGGATCGCCTTCGCCTGCGATCGGAGCGGCGGATTTGCGCCGGGGCAGGCTGACGCTCTGCTTGCGCTAGGACCGCTGCTGTCGCTGCACTTTCAGCTGGCCCGGGCGAGCTTCGCGACGCGATCGCTGCTCGAGGTCTACCTGGGCGCCAACGCTGCGAGTCGGGTCTTGGCGGGGCAATTCCGGCGCGGCACTGGAGTCGAACACCGGGCAGCGATGTGGTTCTGCGACCTGCGCGGCTTCACCGAGCTGAGCGACCGCCTGCCGCCGCGCGAGGTCGTGGCGGTGCTCGACGCCTATTTCGAGCTCGTGGCCGCGCCCATCGAGCGCGAGGGCGGCGAGATCCTCAAGTTCATCGGCGATGCCGTGCTGGCGGTGTTCCCCGCCGGGAGCGACGCGCGCGAGCCCTGCCGCCGGGCGCTGGCTGCAGCAGAGGAAGTGCTCGACGCCGTCCGCGCTTGGTCGAGCGCGGACAGCACCCGACCCGCGCTTGCGATTGGTGTCGGCTTGCACGTTGGAGCGGTCATGTACGGTAACGTTGGTGGGCGCGGGCGCCTGGATTTCACGGTGATCGGTGGAGCCGTGAACGAGCTCTGCCGGGTCGAGGCGCTGTGCAAGCCGCTCAGCTGCCCGCTCCTGATGACGGACGTCTTCGCTGCGGCGCTCGGCAGTGACGCTCTGATCTCGCTTGGGCACCACACCCTGCGCGGAGTGACGGAGCCGCGGGAGGTTTTCACGACGCGTGCCCACGGGCCGCAGCTGCCATGA
- a CDS encoding YkgJ family cysteine cluster protein yields MPVLRGLASQMADIGSARAEQGGKTISCRKGCGACCRQPVPISESEALALARLVSDLPEPRQSEVRARFSAALERVVSSALFGRLRQPAEMSNADLALLSRSYFQLGVACPFLDDESCSIHAERPLACREFLVTSAPEHCAAPSDETVERVPLPAQTFRAVRAVDARATSSAGWTTLIFALEHAATAADPPERPGLEWLREVFAELAGTQGRFVD; encoded by the coding sequence ATGCCGGTCCTGCGCGGACTCGCGAGTCAGATGGCGGACATTGGCAGCGCTCGCGCCGAGCAGGGCGGCAAGACGATTTCATGCCGCAAGGGCTGCGGCGCATGCTGCCGACAGCCGGTTCCGATCAGCGAATCGGAGGCGCTCGCGCTGGCTCGGCTGGTCAGCGACCTGCCCGAGCCGAGGCAGAGTGAGGTGCGGGCGCGCTTCAGCGCCGCGCTCGAACGGGTTGTCTCCTCTGCACTATTCGGGAGGCTCCGACAACCGGCCGAGATGAGCAACGCGGACTTGGCCCTACTCAGCCGAAGCTACTTCCAGCTCGGAGTCGCGTGTCCGTTCCTCGACGACGAGTCCTGCTCGATTCACGCCGAGCGCCCGCTGGCGTGCCGCGAGTTTCTCGTCACCTCGGCGCCAGAGCACTGCGCCGCACCCTCGGATGAAACAGTGGAGCGCGTCCCGCTTCCGGCTCAGACCTTCCGCGCCGTGCGGGCCGTGGATGCGCGCGCGACGTCGTCGGCCGGCTGGACGACGTTGATCTTTGCGCTCGAGCACGCCGCTACGGCTGCGGACCCACCTGAGCGGCCCGGTCTCGAGTGGCTGCGAGAGGTGTTCGCGGAGCTCGCTGGTACTCAGGGCCGTTTCGTTGACTAG
- a CDS encoding HAD-IIIC family phosphatase, whose product MASLKPSLRLSSFAVVLPLGGDRAFAGHAVSGRSLICDGAIGRVLQALGTPCTLADLEHELGDDELFADAPDSIGRIISELRARGLVTESAPEEELEQTRERVRHLDGARAEMRALFAPVERMASAPPALQRRAVVLGWCTAEALVPALREEGRTRGIALDVQSGFENDAALAHRHDADFTVLVLGNFRLLAPLFAFGGEDTTGDTLKRAIAECERTIRDAAAHTRGTLLVLGLVAPQAEPLGLLGALSEHSFADRVFELNRSIRSVVRALPSALYLDLDRLLAGAGKASLFDDMLAPWAHAGVASGAGNPEYHRIVAHACFDALEAATGTNAIRCVAVDLDGVLWPGEIADPDFQFDDELRSTSLLYGVHGGIHEALRALRGRGITLAVVSKNVKQSVLEKWRSVTSGALGSASHLLHPDDFALLEIGWDNKSQVLRKLSAELGVAPAAIAFIDDSPLERAEVQHMLPQVWVLDAPIERMRETLLRSPRFEVLERSAEARTRAQTTRARIERDRALVSAENRGVFLERLRVRCTLRAAREPTELDRVCELVARTNQFRTTGERFSRRELDALTRAAETTILSLYVADRFADYGLVGAAIVERGELRLLALSCRVIGAEVHQVLFRAALTACRAVQDGADVVVRFSETPHNAPARRLFDGSGWISTKAGYELSAAAPLPDDPAHCFVVHA is encoded by the coding sequence TTGGCCTCGCTGAAGCCGAGCCTGCGGCTGAGCTCGTTCGCCGTGGTCCTGCCGCTCGGCGGAGACCGAGCGTTCGCGGGACACGCGGTCAGCGGGCGCTCGCTCATCTGTGATGGCGCGATCGGGCGCGTGCTCCAAGCGCTCGGCACTCCGTGTACCCTCGCCGACCTCGAGCACGAGCTCGGCGACGACGAGCTTTTCGCCGACGCGCCGGACTCCATCGGGCGCATCATCAGTGAGCTCCGAGCGCGCGGGCTCGTCACCGAGAGCGCGCCCGAAGAGGAGCTGGAACAGACCCGGGAGCGGGTCCGGCACTTGGACGGGGCCCGCGCCGAAATGCGCGCGTTGTTTGCTCCCGTCGAGCGCATGGCGAGCGCTCCCCCCGCGCTGCAGCGACGCGCGGTGGTGCTCGGCTGGTGCACCGCCGAGGCGCTCGTGCCTGCACTGCGGGAGGAGGGCCGCACGCGAGGGATCGCGCTCGATGTGCAGTCCGGATTCGAAAATGACGCGGCGCTCGCTCACCGCCACGACGCTGACTTCACCGTTTTGGTCCTCGGCAACTTCCGTCTCCTCGCGCCGCTCTTCGCCTTCGGCGGGGAGGACACCACCGGCGACACGCTGAAGCGCGCAATAGCCGAATGCGAGCGGACGATTCGGGACGCTGCTGCGCACACCCGCGGCACACTATTGGTGCTGGGATTGGTGGCGCCTCAGGCAGAGCCTCTCGGTCTCCTGGGCGCGTTGTCCGAGCACAGCTTCGCGGATCGAGTCTTCGAGCTGAACCGATCGATCCGCAGCGTGGTGCGGGCGCTCCCCAGCGCGCTCTATCTCGACCTCGACCGCCTGCTCGCAGGTGCCGGCAAGGCGAGCTTGTTCGACGACATGCTTGCGCCCTGGGCGCACGCAGGAGTAGCCAGCGGCGCCGGCAATCCGGAGTATCATCGCATTGTCGCTCACGCTTGCTTCGACGCTTTGGAGGCAGCGACCGGAACGAACGCGATCCGTTGCGTCGCGGTGGACCTCGACGGCGTGCTGTGGCCCGGCGAGATTGCGGATCCGGATTTCCAATTCGACGACGAGCTGCGCTCGACGTCCTTGCTCTACGGTGTGCATGGCGGCATCCACGAGGCGCTGCGTGCGCTGCGCGGGCGCGGCATCACCCTCGCCGTCGTGAGCAAGAACGTGAAACAGAGTGTGCTCGAAAAATGGCGCAGCGTGACCAGCGGCGCGCTGGGCTCGGCGTCCCACCTGCTCCACCCCGATGACTTCGCCCTGCTCGAGATTGGCTGGGACAACAAGAGCCAAGTGCTCCGGAAGCTGTCCGCCGAGCTCGGCGTGGCTCCGGCAGCCATCGCCTTCATCGACGACAGCCCGCTCGAACGCGCCGAAGTGCAGCATATGCTGCCACAGGTGTGGGTGCTCGACGCACCCATTGAACGCATGCGTGAGACCCTGCTCCGGTCGCCGCGCTTTGAGGTGCTGGAGCGGAGCGCCGAAGCACGCACTCGCGCCCAGACGACGCGCGCTCGCATCGAGCGAGATCGTGCGCTGGTCTCTGCTGAGAACCGCGGCGTGTTCCTCGAGAGGCTCCGGGTGCGTTGTACGCTGCGCGCGGCACGCGAGCCGACGGAGCTCGATCGCGTGTGCGAGCTGGTAGCGCGCACAAATCAGTTCCGCACGACCGGGGAGCGTTTCTCCCGACGCGAGCTCGACGCCCTGACCCGAGCCGCCGAGACGACGATTCTGTCGCTGTACGTAGCTGATCGCTTCGCCGACTACGGCTTGGTGGGTGCTGCGATCGTCGAGCGCGGCGAGCTGCGCCTGCTCGCGCTGAGCTGCCGCGTGATCGGTGCCGAGGTACATCAGGTGTTGTTCCGCGCGGCACTCACAGCATGCCGTGCCGTGCAAGACGGCGCCGACGTCGTCGTGCGCTTCAGCGAAACTCCGCACAACGCACCAGCGCGGCGCCTGTTCGACGGCAGCGGATGGATCTCGACGAAAGCGGGCTACGAGCTTTCGGCCGCCGCGCCGCTCCCCGACGATCCGGCTCACTGTTTCGTGGTCCACGCTTGA